One stretch of Methanobacterium sp. DNA includes these proteins:
- the dph5 gene encoding diphthine synthase — translation MFYFIGLGLYDEKDISLKGIEALKKVDDVYAEFYTANLFGTTLSAVEEIISKEIRVLTREEVEEYNIPLKAAMEKDVAFLVAGDPLIATTHADMMIEAKKINIETTVIHSSSILSAAPGLAGLQAYKFGKVTTIPFPEENYFPHSPYLAIKSNIKLDAHTLVLLDIKADENRYMTANEGLEYLLKVEEDRRENVLSEDSLAVIVARAGSDKPVVRADKIKTLIGEDFGGPLHCLIIPCKLHFMEAEYLVRICGAPKEILDGQ, via the coding sequence ATGTTCTATTTTATTGGTTTAGGTCTTTATGATGAAAAAGATATATCTTTAAAGGGAATTGAAGCCCTTAAAAAAGTTGACGATGTTTATGCCGAGTTTTACACTGCAAATCTTTTCGGGACAACATTATCTGCTGTTGAAGAAATAATAAGTAAAGAAATTAGAGTTTTAACAAGAGAAGAGGTTGAAGAATACAATATACCGTTAAAGGCTGCCATGGAAAAAGATGTTGCTTTTTTAGTTGCAGGAGATCCCTTAATTGCCACCACACATGCAGATATGATGATTGAGGCAAAAAAAATTAACATTGAAACCACAGTAATCCATTCATCGTCCATCCTATCAGCAGCACCTGGCCTTGCTGGCCTTCAAGCTTATAAGTTTGGTAAGGTTACTACTATTCCTTTCCCTGAAGAAAATTACTTTCCTCATTCCCCATATCTTGCAATAAAATCAAATATAAAATTAGATGCTCACACGCTGGTCCTTCTGGATATAAAAGCTGATGAAAATCGTTACATGACTGCTAACGAAGGATTAGAATATCTTTTAAAGGTTGAAGAAGATAGGAGGGAAAATGTTTTATCTGAAGATTCTCTGGCTGTTATAGTTGCTCGTGCTGGTTCAGATAAGCCAGTAGTCCGTGCTGATAAAATAAAAACACTCATAGGTGAAGATTTCGGTGGGCCACTCCATTGTTTAATTATACCCTGTAAACTACATTTTATGGAAGCAGAATATCTTGTCAGAATTTGTGGAGCACCCAAAGAGATACTGGATGGCCAGTAA